The Salvelinus namaycush isolate Seneca chromosome 8, SaNama_1.0, whole genome shotgun sequence genome has a segment encoding these proteins:
- the LOC120051623 gene encoding protein NLRC3-like produces the protein MSPNSHCFPTGQTLLTVQHDIKANLKHKYQHISEGIGHHGNQSLLKDIYTELYITEGGSGGLNNEHEVRQLEMAFKKQTTQETSIKCNDIFKPLPGQDKPIRTVLTKGIAGIGKTVSVQKVILDWAEGKANQDVHFMFPLPFRDLNLKKDQYSLMQLLSHYFSELKEIDSIEDGETKTVFIFDGLDECRLPLDFKNNEKCCDVTKPTSVDVLLTNLIKGNLLPSALLWITSRPAAANQIPSECVDQVTEVRGFNDPQKEEYFRKKNTDQNLANKIIKHIKTSRSLHIMCHMPVFCWISATVLEMMLKEAEKDEVPKTLTQMYSHFMLIQIIVKNKKYNKATETNPKELSQSDKEMILKLAKLAFQQLQKGNLIFYEEDLRECGLDVTEASEYSALCTEIFKEESGLYQDKVYSFVHLSIQEFLAAVHVLESCLDKNENVFYPKAVPTDEDDEEESIQLSDLHESAVDQALKSKNGHLDLFLRFLLGLSLESNQNLLRGLLTQTGNSTQTNEETVERTVRYLSYKIKRVSSPERIINLFHCLNELGANSLVEDMQTSLRSGTLSETELEPDQCSALAYLLLMSEEVLEEFDLKTYNTTEEGYQRLLPVVKTCKRAL, from the coding sequence ATGAGTCCCAACTCTCATTGTTTTCCTACAGGTCAAACTCTGCTGACAGTCCAACATGacattaaggctaatctgaaacaCAAGTACCAACACATATCTGAAGGAATTGGACACCATGGAAACCAAAGTCTGTTAAAGgacatctacacagagctctacatcacagagggtggaagtgGAGggctcaataatgaacatgaggttAGACAGTTAGAGATGGCATTCAAGAAACAAACCACACAAGAGACATCAATCAAATGCAACGACATCTTCAAGCCTTTacctggacaagacaaacctatcagaactgtgctgaccaAAGgaatcgctggcattggaaaaacagtctctgtgcaaaAGGTCATCCTTGACTGGGCAgagggaaaagcaaatcaggacgTTCATTTCATGTTTCCTCTTCCTTTCCGTGATCTGAACCTGAAAAAGGACCAATACAGTCTGATGCAACTTCTTTCCCATTACTTCTCAGAGCTGAAAGAGATTGACAGCATTGAAGATGGTGAAACCAAAACTGTTTTCatttttgatggtctggatgagtgtcgACTTCCTCTAGACTTCAAAAACAATGAGAAGTGCTGTGATGTCACGAAGCCAACCTCAGTGGACGTGCTGCTGACAAACCTCATCAAGgggaatctgcttccctctgctctcctctggataacctcacggcctgcagcagccaatcagatcccttctgagtgtgttgaccaggtgacagaggtacgagggttcaatgatccacagaaggaggagtacttcaggaagaagAACACAGATCAGAATCTGGCCAATAAAATCATCaaacacataaagacatcaaggagcctccacatcatgtgccacatgccagtcttctgttggatatcAGCCACTGTCCTTGAGATGATGCTGAAAGAGGCAGAGAAGGATGAAGTCCCCAAAACTCTGACCCAGATGTACTCACACTTCATGCTCATCCAAATCATTGTGAAGAACAAGAAGTACAACAAAGCCACAGAGACAAACCCAAAGGAACTGTCTCAGTCAGACAAAGAGATGATCCTGAAACTGGCAAAGCTGGCTTTCCAACAGCTGCAGAAGGGCAACCTGATCTTCTATGAGGAGGACCTGAGAGAGTGTGGCCTTGATGTCACAGAGGCATCAGAGTACTCAGCATTGTGTACAGAGATCTTTAAAGAAGAATCTGGGCTGTACCAAGACAAGGTCTACAGCTTTgtgcatctgagcattcaggagtttctagcAGCAGTGCATGTTTTAGAATCATGTCTGGACAAGAATGAAAATGTTTTCTACCCCAAAGCAGTCCCTactgatgaggatgatgaggaggagtcAATCCAGTTGTCTGACTTACACGAGAGTGCAGTGGACCAGGCCTTGAAGAGTAAGAATGGACACCTGGACCTGTTCCTTCGCTTTCTTCTGggtctctcactggagtccaatcagaatctGTTACGAGGCCTTCTGACACAGACAGGAAATTCAACACAGACCAATGAGGAAACAGTTGAGAGAACAGTCAGGTACCTTTCATACAAGATCAAAAGGGTATCCTCACCAGAAAGGATCATCAActtgttccactgtctgaatgaacttgGTGCCAACTCTCTAGTTGAAGATATGCAGACCTCCCTGCGATCAGGAACTCTTTCAGAAACAGAGCTAGAACCTGACCAATGTTCAGCCCTGGCCTACCTGTTACTGATGTCAGAGGAGGTGCTGGAGGAGTTTGACCTGAAGACATACAACACAACAGAGGAAGGTTATCAGAGGTTGCTGCCGGTAGTGAAAACCTGCAAGAGAGcactgtaa